Proteins encoded in a region of the Diadema setosum chromosome 7, eeDiaSeto1, whole genome shotgun sequence genome:
- the LOC140231099 gene encoding uncharacterized protein has product MGAQIATIPYKYRVVHIAGKANIADPLSRLLKDGCPQSESELGTEAESFVRFVAIQSTPGAVTTREVERESEHNPELMKVYFDSTERMPVKMYCSERLYMKSDQTICQGLKLAYIRNKEVHFNLSQLNKPPEFCKVTYPVRLDDDSQISEEAGVYTFSGHRVSFVPVRQLQENETLTDFLTVTCAIQSENEQKTLHVDMLARVMEDPKRAKDAKTKQKMAGSNGLNLNVMMLAFDSTSKMNFIRHMPKSLSFLEEDPQAIVFNSYNIVGQATAGNMIPMLTGKYEAELPLIRKNLYANASFVDDYPLVWKEFENAGYITMFAENRPDISLFNHKFTGFKKQPTDHYMRTFWRAVDFHRRGLCVGSDFQHKIMLEYMKDYLTSYPDNLKFGLFFLSDPAHDDINALSVMDEDLLSFLESMKQSGNLNKTLLILFSDHGAGYLGFRHLLQGRLEERLPFMAFILPPELHRSRPDIVRNVMTNADRLTTPFDIHATLRSVIDFSWEGQAKRGISLLSTPVSTERRCSDADIPDHYCACFEYEEINQTEYKQVEGAVHFTVKSLNAITSYARDKCSLLRLSAVASHYRLVPRHREKTFPNVRKGSEDNNTVRSPNEPSSDQAKTWTSYLVTIETSPGGGLFEATVQVRRRRDGNSFDFQLGGDISRVNRYGHQADCIRDIDSLLTQYCFCRT; this is encoded by the exons ATGGGTGCTCAGATTGCAACCATACCATACAAGTACAGAGTAGTCCACATTGCTGGGAAAGCAAACATTGCTGATCCGCTGTCCAGATTGTTGAAGGATGGATGTCCAcaatccgagtcagaactgggGACAGAAGCAGAGAGCTTCGTACGCTTCGTAGCTATCCAGTCGACGCCGGGAGCTGTGACAACGAGAGAGGTCGAGAGAGAGTCCGAACATAACCCAGAACTCATGAAA GTATATTTCGACAGTACAGAGCGCATGCCGGTCAAGATGTATTGCTCAGAGCGGCTCTACATG AAATCTGACCAAACGATTTGCCAGGGTCTAAAATTAGCgtacataagaaataaagaggTGCACTTCAATTTGAGTCAACTCAACAAACCGCCAGAGTTCTGCAAAGTAACTTATCCCGTCAGGCTAGATGATGATTCCCAGATATCGGAGGAAGCAGGTGTGTACACATTTTCGGGGCATCGTGTCAGCTTCGTTCCAGTCAGGCAGCTCCAGGAAAATGAGACACTAACTGACTTTCTTACCGTCACATGCGCTATACAAAGTGAAAACGAGCAAAAAACACTTCATGTCGATATGTTGGCAAGGGTGATGGAAGATCCAAAGAGAGCAAAAGATGCGAAGACCAAACAAAAGATGGCAGGCTCGAATGGGCTCAACTTAAACGTCATGATGTTGGCTTTTGACTCCACGTCAAAGATGAACTTCATCCGTCATATGCCGAAATCTCTCTCATTTCTTGAGGAAGACCCACAGGCCATTGTCTTCAACAGCTACAACATCGTGGGACAAGCAACTGCTGGGAACATGATACCGATGTTGACCGGGAAATACGAAGCCGAACTGCCCCTGATTCGCAAAAATCTCTACGCAAATGCCTCGTTCGTTGATGATTACCCGTTGGTATGGAAGGAATTTGAGAACGCAGGTTATATTACCATGTTTGCAGAAAATCGTCctgatatatctttgtttaacCATAAATTTACTGGCTTTAAGAAGCAACCCACGGACCACTATATGCGGACGTTCTGGAGAGCTGTTGATTTCCATAGGCGAGGATTGTGCGTTGGATCAGATTTCCAGCACAAAATCATGTTGGAATATATGAAAGACTACTTAACATCTTATCCAGATAATCTAAAGTTTGGCTTGTTTTTTCTCTCCGACCCGGCGCATGATGACATTAATGCATTGAGTGTTATGGATGAAGACTTACTTTCGTTTCTGGAGTCAATGAAGCAATCAGGAAATCTGAATAAAACTCTTCTCATCTTATTCAGCGATCACGGTGCTGGTTACCTTGGATTTCGCCATCTTTTACAAGGTAGACTGGAAGAACGCCTGCCGTTTATGGCTTTCATTCTTCCCCCAGAGCTTCACCGTTCCCGTCCCGATATAGTGCGGAACGTGATGACCAACGCAGACCGCTTGACCACTCCTTTCGACATCCACGCGACTCTCAGGTCCGTCATCGATTTCAGTTGGGAAGGGCAGGCGAAGAGGGGTATCAGTCTCTTATCGACACCCGTATCTACTGAAAGGAGGTGCAGCGACGCAGACATACCGGACCACTATTGTGCTTGCTTTGAATACGAAGAAATCAACCAAACAGAGTATAAGCAG GTGGAGGGTGCAGTACATTTCACGGTGAAATCATTAAATGCCATCACCAGTTATGCACGAGACAAGTGCTCCTTACTCCGTCTCTCGGCCGTAGCGTCCCACTACCGTCTTGTTCCTCGTCACAGG GAGAAAACGTTCCCGAATGTCAGGAAAGGCTCGGAAGATAACAATACCGTGCGTTCTCCAAATGAACCATCTTCAGACCAGGCAAAAACCTGGACGTCTTACTTGGTTACTATAGAAACGAGTCCGGGAGGTGGTCTCTTTGAGGCAACGGTGCAAGTTCGTCGGCGGAGAGACGGAAACTCTTTCGACTTTCAACTGGGTGGGGACATAAGTCGTGTCAATAGATATGGTCACCAAGCGGACTGCATCAGGGACATAGATTCTCTTCTTACCCAATACTGTTTCTGCCGAACGTAA